A single window of Salmo trutta unplaced genomic scaffold, fSalTru1.1, whole genome shotgun sequence DNA harbors:
- the LOC115186746 gene encoding zinc finger protein 551-like — MLANLKRHERIHTGEKPYHCSHCGMSFTQTGHLKSHERIHTGEKPFQCSQCGKSFTKKGQLKEHERIHKGEKPFQCSHCGKSFTLIGNLKKHAKLHTGEMPFQCSQCEKSFAVLANLKRHERIHTGERPYHCSHCEKRFIQLGDLKAHERIHTGEKPFQCSHCEKSFIHLGYLKAHERTHTGEKSFQCSHCEKTFSVLANLKRHERIHTGEKPYHCSHCGMSFTQTGHLKAHERMHTGEKPFHCSQCGKSFAKKGPLKEHERIHTG, encoded by the coding sequence atgttagctaacctgaaaaggcatgagagaatacacacaggagaaaagccttatcactgttcccactgtggaatgagttttactCAGACAGGGCACCTAAAATCTCatgagaggatacacacaggagaaaagcctttccaatgttcccagtgtggaaaaagtTTTACTAAGAAAGGGCAAttaaaagagcatgagagaatacacaaaggagaaaagccattccaatgttcccattgtggaaagagttttactctaATAGGAAACCTAAAAAAGCATGCGAAACTACACACCGGAGAAatgcctttccaatgttcccagtgtgaaaagagttttgccgtgttagctaacctgaaaaggcatgagagaatacacacaggagaaaggccttaccactgttcccactgtgaaaaGAGGTTTATTCAGTTAGGGGACCTAAAAgctcatgagagaatacacacaggagaaaagcctttccaatgttcccactgtgaaaagagttttatTCATTTAGGGTACCTAAAAgctcatgagaggacacacacaggagaaaagtctttccaatgttcccattgtgaAAAGACTTTTAGCGTTTTagctaacctgaaaaggcatgagagaatacacactggagaaaagccttatcactgttcccactgtggaatgagttttactCAGACAGGGCACCTAAAAGCTCACGAGAGGatgcacacaggagaaaagcctttccattgttcccagtgtggaaagagttttgctaaGAAAGGTCCGttaaaagagcatgagagaatacacacaggataa